The segment TCCTCAAGCCGGGGGGCACGCTCCTCGCCTGCTTCTACCCATTAAAGGATTGTACGGACGGCCCGCCCTTCCCGGTCTCCCGGCCGGGCATCGAGGCCGCCCTCGGACCCTTCTTCCGCATCGTCGAGGCGGGGCCTCCCCCTGCCTCGCCCGAACGTCGGCGCGAGCTCGAGTGGCTCGTCCTGGCCGAGCGGCGCGACGGTTGATTCACCCCTGCGGGCGTGCTAGGGTTGGGCACTTTTTTCGGGACGGCCTCTGAGCGCCCGCTCGCATGTTCACAGCCAAAGGAGGCACGAGTATGAAGGTCTTCCGTATCGTCCTCGTTCTGCTGCTGATCGCCGGTGTCGGCGGCGGATTGGCCTCACGCGACCTGGCTGACGCCCAGGCGCAGACCATCAAGATCGGTCTGCTCTACGACCACACGGGACCGTTCTCGGCCGCCGGCTCCCTCAACTGCTGGCGCGGCGCCAAGATGATGATCGACCTCATCAACGAGCGGGGCGGCGTGGCGGGCAAGTACAAGATCGTGCAGGTGGACGGTGACGGCCAGTCCAAGGCCGACGTCGCCATCAACGAGGCCGAGCGCCTGCTCAACGTCGAGAAGGTGGACATCCTGGCCGGCATCTATTCGAGCGCGCACGCCGTCCCCATCGCGGAGCGCGTTGACAAGCAGAAGAAGTTCCTCTGGATCACTACGGCGATCTCGTCCAAGGTCTTCGACGGGCGCAATCTGCAGTACACCTTCCGCCCGCAGCCCACCGGTGACCAGTTCGGCGCGCTTTCTGTTCAGTACATCAACGAGTACTCGCAGGAGAAGTTCAAGAAGCCCGCCAAGGAGCTGAGGCTGGCCATCATCCACGAGGACGGCGCCTACGGCGCCGACGTGGCGCTCGGCAACGAGCTCAAGGCCAAGGAGCTGGGGCTCAACGTGGTGCTCAAGGAAGGCTACTCGATCAGCGCGCCCGATCTCTCCGCGCTGGTGACCAAGCTCCGGTCGGTGCGGCCCGACGTGCTCTTCCACACGGGCTACAACCCCGACATCGCGCTGTTCCT is part of the Candidatus Methylomirabilota bacterium genome and harbors:
- a CDS encoding ABC transporter substrate-binding protein — encoded protein: MKVFRIVLVLLLIAGVGGGLASRDLADAQAQTIKIGLLYDHTGPFSAAGSLNCWRGAKMMIDLINERGGVAGKYKIVQVDGDGQSKADVAINEAERLLNVEKVDILAGIYSSAHAVPIAERVDKQKKFLWITTAISSKVFDGRNLQYTFRPQPTGDQFGALSVQYINEYSQEKFKKPAKELRLAIIHEDGAYGADVALGNELKAKELGLNVVLKEGYSISAPDLSALVTKLRSVRPDVLFHTGYNPDIALFLRQAKEQGLRMRAYIGHGAGHSQIDKLKETFGAKEIEGFHTLDPIASQLLDPKKLKPGVAELTAEMVRRYKTLPGVDKDVADRAIAPHVSMGFNNMWILLNDVVPRAITKYGGFGPEALAKAARDTDIPEGGTMQGYGVKFNPPGHRFAGQNERSFPAVFEIIESKFELVYPKTVATAQPLLPLPASSPLAAR